The following proteins are co-located in the Gossypium hirsutum isolate 1008001.06 chromosome A02, Gossypium_hirsutum_v2.1, whole genome shotgun sequence genome:
- the LOC107952624 gene encoding probable 2-oxoglutarate-dependent dioxygenase AOP1 translates to MSSETLVRLPVIDFSKQELKPGSPEWDLVKLQVREALEEYGCFEALFDQILELRHAVFGAMEELFDLPLQTKKLHVSGKLFRGYYRDASGLHENMTIDDAHIAENIESDLTNILWPQGNKSFSETLVSFTRLASGLEKTIRRMIFETFGVEKYVAEFIDSTNYILKVMKYEGSQSSEPSLRAHSDQNLVTLLYQNEVNGLEIQNKDGEWINVKPLSNTFFVMTGESLSVWLNGGLRSTYHRVMMKESKTRYCVGLFATPRGGYQVKAPKELVDDKNGLLFNPFDYEEFLGFYSIQAARGALEYGLKAYCSV, encoded by the exons ATGAGTTCAGAAACTCTGGTTAGGCTCCCGGTCATAGATTTCTCGAAACAAGAGCTGAAGCCAGGCAGTCCTGAGTGGGATTTGGTGAAACTCCAAGTCCGGGAAGCACTGGAGGAGTACGGTTGTTTCGAGGCTTTGTTTGACCAAATCCTGGAGCTTCGACACGCAGTATTTGGAGCCATGGAGGAGCTCTTCGATCTGCCTTTACAAACCAAAAAGCTTCATGTTTCAGGCAAGCTATTTCGAGGCTATTATAGGGACGCATCAGGACTGCATGAAAACATGACCATTGATGATGCACATATTGCTGAAAACATTGAATCAGACCTCACTAACATCTTGTGGCCACAAGGAAACAAAAGCTTCAG TGAAACCCTGGTATCTTTCACACGGCTAGCATCAGGATTAGAGAAGACAATTAGGAGGATGATTTTTGAGACTTTTGGTGTGGAGAAATATGTGGCTGAGTTCATTGACTCCACAAATTATATTCTCAAGGTCATGAAATATGAAGGGTCTCAAAGTAGCGAGCCAAGCCTTAGGGCTCACTCGGATCAAAATCTGGTGACCCTTTTGTATCAAAATGAAGTTAATGGATTAGAGATTCAAAACAAAGATGGTGAATGGATCAATGTAAAACCATTATCAAACACTTTCTTTGTTATGACTGGAGAGTCCCTCAGC GTATGGTTAAATGGTGGATTGCGTTCTACTTATCATCGCGTCATGATGAAGGAGAGCAAGACAAGGTATTGCGTGGGATTGTTTGCAACGCCTAGAGGAGGGTACCAAGTAAAGGCTCCAAAAGAGCTTGTGGATGACAAAAATGGCTTACTCTTCAATCCCTTTGACTATGAAGAATTTTTGGGATTTTACTCTATCCAAGCCGCTCGAGGAGCACTTGAATATGGTCTTAAGGCTTATTGCAGTGTCTAA